From the Hevea brasiliensis isolate MT/VB/25A 57/8 chromosome 15, ASM3005281v1, whole genome shotgun sequence genome, one window contains:
- the LOC131174087 gene encoding 60S ribosomal protein L6, mitochondrial-like has translation ICCYHNGIQTFLFLKVVGVGYKARAEAEGRLLFLKLGYSHEVELTVPPAVHVFCFKNNVVCGTGIDKKRVHQFAASVRSCKPPEVYKGKGIMYIDEVIKRKQGKKSK, from the coding sequence ATTTGCTGTTACCATAATGGAATCCAAACATTTCTGTTTCTTAAGGTAGTGGGTGTTGGATACAAAGCAAGAGCTGAAGCAGAAGGACGCCTCTTATTTCTCAAATTGGGATATAGTCATGAGGTTGAACTCACGGTTCCTCCCGCTGTTCATGTTTTCTGCTTCAAGAACAATGTAGTTTGTGGCACTGGAATTGACAAGAAAAGGGTGCACCAGTTTGCTGCTTCTGTTCGTAGCTGCAAACCTCCTGAAGTTTACAAGGGCAAGGGTATAATGTACATTGATGAAGTGATCAAGAGGAAACAAGGAAAGAAATCAAAATGA